The Acidithiobacillus thiooxidans ATCC 19377 DNA window GCTCAAGCGCCATCTGCTGAGGGAAGCACTGTGCAAGAACTAACCCTGACCCGCCCCGATGACTGGCATCTCCACCTCCGGGATACAGACCTGATGGCGTCGGTACTGCCAGACAGTGCTCGCCGCTTTGCTCGCGCCATTGTTATGCCCAATCTGCGACCGCCGGTAACGACGGTGGATCTGGCAGCCGCCTATCGGGACCAGATTAAGCGCGCACAAAAAACCAAACACGCCTTTGAACCGCTCATGACCCTTTATTTAACCGACAACACCCCGGTCAGCGAAATAGAAAAAGCCAAAAAAAGCGGCTTCGTACATGCCCTCAAATATTATCCGGCAGGAGCCACCACCCACTCAGAAAACGGTGTCACAGACCTGAAGCGCGCGTACAAGGTACTGGAAGCCATGGAAAAACTGGAAATTCCGCTGCTCTTGCATGGTGAAGTCACTGACCCCACAGTGGATGTGTTTGACCGCGAAGCCGTCTTCATCGAAAGGCATCTCGACCCGCTGATTCGAGCTTTACCAGGCCTGCGCATGGTGCTTGAACATATTACCACTGCCACTGCCACTGCCACCCAGTTTGTTGCCGATGCAGGGAGTCAAATTGCGGCCACCATCACCGCCCATCACCTGCTGCTCAATCGCAACGCCCTCTTTGTAGGCGGAATCCGTCCTCATCATTACTGCCTGCCGGTACTCAAACGGGAAATCCATCGTCAGGCATTACTTGCCGCCGCCACCAGCAGCAATCCCAAATATTTTCTTGGCACGGACAGCGCCCCTCACCCCCGCCATGCCAAGGAATCCGCCTGCGGCTGTGCCGGCATTTACAGTGCCCATGCCGCTATTGAACTGTATGCAGAAGCGTTTGAAAGCGCAGGCGCTTTGGATCGCCTCGAACCCTTCGCCAGTTTTCATGGTCCAGACTTTTACCGCCTGCCCCGCAACACGGATAGCATCACCCTTGAAAAACAAAGCTGGACCGTGCCAGAAACCTTAGACTGCGGCACCGACACCT harbors:
- the pyrC gene encoding dihydroorotase, translated to MQELTLTRPDDWHLHLRDTDLMASVLPDSARRFARAIVMPNLRPPVTTVDLAAAYRDQIKRAQKTKHAFEPLMTLYLTDNTPVSEIEKAKKSGFVHALKYYPAGATTHSENGVTDLKRAYKVLEAMEKLEIPLLLHGEVTDPTVDVFDREAVFIERHLDPLIRALPGLRMVLEHITTATATATQFVADAGSQIAATITAHHLLLNRNALFVGGIRPHHYCLPVLKREIHRQALLAAATSSNPKYFLGTDSAPHPRHAKESACGCAGIYSAHAAIELYAEAFESAGALDRLEPFASFHGPDFYRLPRNTDSITLEKQSWTVPETLDCGTDTLVPLRAGQAIAWRMKAEAS